The region CGATCAGTGCATTTCACTTTTTATGTTTAAAACAGGAATCAAAATTTCAAGAAACGGGCGTTATAACACCCGAGGAAGTAAGTGTCTTACTACTGTTTGTTTGCAATTTTCTCATGGATATTTGGAATCAAGCAGTGAAGAGATATAAAAACACATGCTTGAAATTAGGCAAACGGTTGTTTTACTTTCTAACGCTGACATGTGAACCAACACGAAAGAACTAAAAAGTGTGGTGATGCTGTCAGTGGGAGGTTACTTTTCGTTAGCATCAAAAGCTAAATTTAGAAATACAAATTACTCCCTTTCGTGTTcattatttttcagtttgtgGCTGCAGGAGATCATCTAGTTCATCACTGTCCCACATGGAAATGGTTTGTTATTATTTCAACAATAAAAACTTAATGACTGGTTCCGAGGGAAACAGCTCATTTTGTATCTCAATGTTTCCTTCAGCTGTGCCTctgggaaacattgagattctcgggaaacaaaatgaacttttttccaagggaccagtcattaagtgatttgttatatacagtgtagcacaaaaagaaaaatgtgcaacggcaacagcaatCGCCGGTCATCATTTGCAGGTAAcacactgttaccctctgacgtcatataTTTTGCACTGTTGTCCGCTAAGAGAcctttggcgggaaacagttttatttgtTACCACAAAGTAACCACTGAGAGCATGCGTGCTGCTGGGGGAAAaaactcagctatataacaattccATTTATACCAGTCAAGTAATAGCTTTATCTCTTCTCCGTCATTTGATTTGTTGCCTTGGGATCAGAAATTTGACCCTACCCTTTTGCTTTTAGGGACTCAGGACCTGACGAAACAAGAGTCAAAGCCTATCTGCCCAAAGACAAACAGTTCTTGTATACAAAAAATGGCAAGGATAAGTTAACcagcaatctcgtccccagagtccacttttcttttttggtcagcaccaagaacatgAACTCTGGGCACTTCCAAGGTAGGAAGTCTGCAAGTCACGGACTTCCAGCACGTCTACGCAcactcagaaatttgaaacaacagtggttgtcaacagttataaaaatggaccttcactacgactgcagGAATGGCCAGAGTCcttgttcttggtgctgaccaaaagaaaagtggactctgGGGATGAGATTGGCAAACCAGATGCGTTGTACAACATGTTGTGCAGGCATTCTTCCATGTGGAAGTTTCATTGACTATGATTTCATGCTGTGTTGGCTTTTTTATTATGATGTTGCTTCCTACTTGACCTCTAGTAAACTTGTAGATATCCAGCAAGGTTTGCAAATTATTAGTCTCTCACCCTCCCTCCCAAAGGATGTGCATTCAGGCAATTTAATTAACTACTAATAATTACCATGAGTAAGTAGAATGCTGCTGAGAGGTAGCAAAATGATTTTGCTACCTCTCAGCAGCATTCTACTTACTCATGGTAATTATTAGTAGTTAATTAAATTGCCTGAATGCACATCCTTTGGGAGGGAGGGTTAATGGATCACATGCCAAGTGCAACAATAGTGCCCTTAAACCTGTGGGAACAATGCACTCATCAAGAAATCTGTGCTTCTCAAATGAACTTGATTAGAATTGCTGCCTCATAACCTTGGCAGCAATTAAAGCTTGTTTTTTAGCCGAAACATGTCTCCCTATTCAGTGCTAGTGGTTAATAATGATTGTCAGTTTTGACAGAGAGGAGTAGTTTTGTTGCCAGTGTGatactttattttcattttgaatGTTCCAATTTATGGTAGTTGTGTGCTTGCATTGGCTACCTGGCctttaattaaaagtgagattGTGGTTCAGTTTGTTATGAAACAAATCGAGGTTGTACAATATGCGAGCTGACACAAGTTGTTGAAAAGCTaatcgttttaaaatgggtactTAGACTTATTTGCATTACTTGCAGTTTGTCAAGACCCAACAAATCTCACCTCTTGTTTCCTGTTATTGTTCCGATTACCTAACAATTTACATTACAAATAGAGTGTGGTCTTTTTCAAAACAAGGTTTCTCAGACTTTGAACCATGCATTGACATGGATATTTAGGTAGCAAATGCAGAAAGTAATGTATGTGTGGCTGGGAGAATTCCCTGCAATCCCCTTCCAATTCACTTGCTTTATTACTTCAGTGCCTTGTATTCAGAATACAGGCCACAGCTAATTTTTATGCCATTTTGGACATCCAGAGGAAATTCTAGCACCCAGAATATGCTTTGAAGAAGCACACAACTGGACAATAGTGAGTTAATTTCCTCAAGAGACAATTACAGTTCTCTTCATTGACATTGGGTCCTTCCTAAGGGGGCTTTCCGTAGTCAATGTAACAAACGACACTACAGGAACAACAACTGAGTTCAGAATAATATTGTTACTGGGGaggaattaaattattaaaaaatagAATTAAGAAACCAGACAAACTTGCTTGTGCAAATACAAAATGGAAATCAAGTTGGTGAGGGCTTGAAAGGATTCCTGATTCATAAAATATTCTAAGCTTTGTTTTCTGTGATGCATTGCATGTAGTTCCATGTTATAAACGATGTAAAGAGATGGAACATCAAGAAGAGAATGAGGCCATTGTTGAACCAGATGAAGATGGTGGTTGGGTTGACACACATCACCATGTGGATGTCAGTGGGGCTCAGGTTGTTCCTGGTGGCGAGGAGTCATTCACGGAGATGACACTAGAATCTGACAAGGTTTGAAGCCTGAATGTTAGGGTCAGGACACCAGACATTGCAatgggccatttctgagttcatgtctgcctcctcttcaaaccgagtctaagtgcgaagttttccttatgaaaattagttttcatttatatgtaaagtagaaccaattaccatcacaaaaagttcgcacttagactcgctttgaagaggcagacatgaactccgaAATGGCCAATTAATTAGATGCATTCTTATTTTGATGAGAATCACAAGTGTTCTCTTGTCCATGTCCTCGACTTCTACATCCCTTGTGtctttgtacatgtaatacagGAGATAAACATCACAAACTCTTCTCCTCGAGTAGACATCAGTGGTTatgaaaacttgaatatttGTAACGTAGCTTTAAAGATGAAAATATAACGAAGTACTTTGTGACTTTGCAATCCTGGAAATAAGTGTAGGACAGCTATTTTCTGGGGTTCAGAAAATAATGACACAGACAATCATAAAACAGAATTCAGTCTAATCTGAAATACCACTTGAAGAGCTCTGTCCAATTAACATTAGTGGCTTACACACGCTCCATTGTACCTGGAATTTAATGAGAACCTGGTGATGGAAGATGAGCTTTGTCACTAAGTGTGCAATTAAGTGACCAAGAGGACAGATCTCCCCTTCTTTATATAGGCTCTTTTGGAATAGCAATAATTAAGTCTCAACACAAAAGAAAGAGGTCTGCAGAAGAGAATTTCACTTTATGGAAGTAGTTAAACTCGAagcttaaataataattattattactgtaattattattactgtaacCAAAATGTGAAAATAATGACACAGACAATCATAAAACAGAATTCAGTCTAATCTGAAATACCACTTGAAGAGCTCTGTCCAATTAACATTAGTGGCTTACACACGCTCCATTGTACCTGGAATTTAATGAGAACCTGGTGATGGAAGATGAGCTTTGTCACTAAGTGTGCAATTAAGTGACCAAGAGGACAGATCTCCCCTTCTTTATATAGGCTCTTTTGGAATAGCAATAATTAAGTCTCCACACAAAAGAAAGAGGTCTGCAGAAGAGAATTTCACTTTATGGAAGTAGTTAAACTCGAAGCttaaataataatcattattactgtaattattattactgtaacCAAAATGTGAAAATAATGACACAGACAATCATAAAACAGAATTCAGTCTAATCTGAAATACCACTTGAAGAGCTCTGTCCAATTAACATTAGTGGCTTACACACGCTCCATTGTACCTGGAATTTAATGAGAACCTGGTGATGGAAGATGAGCTTTGTCACTAAGTGTGCAATTAAGTGACCAAGAGGACAGATCTCCCCTTCTTTATATAGGCTCTTTTGGAATAGCAATAATTAAGTCTCAACACAAAAGAAAGAGGTCTGCAGAAGAGAATTTCACTTTATGGAAGTAGTTAAACTCGAagcttaaataataattattattactgtaattattattactgtaacCAAAATGTGAAAATAATGACACAGACAATCATAAAACAGAATTCAGTCTAATCTGAAATACCACTTGAAGAGCTCTGTCCAATTAACATTAGTGGCTTACACACGCTCCATTGTACCTGGAATTTAATGAGAACCTGGTGATGGAAGATGAGCTTTGTCACTAAGTGTGCCATTAAGTGACCAAAAGGACAGATCTCCCCTTCTTTATATAGGCTCTTTTGGAATAGCAATAATTAAGTCTCCACACAAAAGAAAGAGGTCTGCAGAAGAGACTTTCACTTTATGGAAGTAGTTAGACTCTCCAagcttaaataataattattattactgtaacCAAAATGTGAACAATCAGTCATTactttcaaattattttttctaGAATGCAAAGGGCATAAACCCTGcagaaaatgatgatgatgatgatgacgaagaggaagaggaagcagTGGATATGGAAGGTATTAATTTTGAGGGTGCTAAGGTTAGGTTCCTAAGGTTATCACACTTGGACCTTCTTTCCAAGTGACTCTATTTCTCTTCATGGCAGATTTTCACTTGCACTGCTGCAATTTCTCCTGTGATCAGCAGTTCTTTTTCTATGCACAACATTCTAATGAGATTTGTTTTGTATTGTTTAGCTTTTGAAGAGAGTGGCATGCTGGAAAGTGACGAGGTATATTAGTAGTTTCATTTGATACCGTAACTTTGTTTGCAGAGTATTATGGTTGACTTGGTCTTAATTTAATTTAGCCAGTCTTTTGTCTTGTTTGGATCGTTTTAGCATACGCATGGCCACAAAAAGAAATGGCATTGTGCTAATAGCCTACTTTTGTTGCTAGGCAACATTATCCATTAAACCAGCGTCAAAAGGTGGAGAGGGTTTAGCAGATTTGAGTAGCTCTGGTGGAATTTTGCATACAAGAACATATGACATGTACATCACTTACGATAAATACTATCAGACACCAAGGTTATGGCTCTTCGGATATAATGAGGTAAAGTGTTCCACTTTGCGCAGTGTAGTTGTATCACTTTCATGTGAGTGAATTAGCATATTGCTAGCCATCAGATTAAAACATCCAAAAAAAccttgtcaaatttcaactttttaCTGTGTGTAACACTAATTAAAGATTTAACTTTGCCAATGGGAATTctcttgggagtgaaaaggTTAATGAATGATTGTCATGATAAACGCTAACTTCTCAGTGAAAGTCATGTCCAGCAGTGATCAAAATAAGATGCATTTTCAGACGTTTAGATTACTATAGTCATGAACATTACTTCAGTGGTAATGAAAAAGAAGGGaaagcctgagaaattcaggccTGAATGGGATTTGAATCCATGACCACTGTGATACCACTGCAGTGGTTACTATGCCAAATGTGAGTTGGTCACTTTTGATGTGTCacattcaaaaactcattagcCTAAAAGCCTATCAAAATATTGATAAAGCATTACatgcatgagctttaaacccaataaaacactcctcattagaattctttatataagGAATAGTAATCATAAATGAGGTCCGgcttatttttcttgtttggaCTCAcaagggacacgctttttgaaGCTGTTTAAAAAAACTTGCAGCATGTCTTTTATAAATGCATAGGGGATGTGACCATGAAGAATTCATTCATCTCTAACACTGGATTCcacttaaagtgcatatgacacaattttttttattatcttgtttgaaagagctttcaagatgatgaagaatggtgtttacTTTATTGTAATAGCACTTTTGGTTGCtgaattattcaagattttgatttatgctaattagaggacttgtgacgtcacatagtggacacaaaattatataaaatcacaaaatatgaaatatctttgcaaatacttAGTCTGCAGGGTTGATGTGCTGCCAAAATTACACATTGTGatagtgattatgatgtcaccatagcaacatactccTTACCAGACCTCTACCATCCTGAAATGAAAAATGCCTTCTTGTTGCTCCAGAGTCTAACAGACCTTCTTGTGCTAatgctgtgtaatgtccatattTGCTCACAtccactgaatgaacatcaagagcaaataaccCTTATTAGGGAGGGGAACTCTGATTTTATCCTTTGGATGGAGAGGGCCTGGAGCCCATtgtgttgctatggaaacatcACAGTGGCCCATATCATAGAACTTTGTAATGAGTACAAGAACTGTAAAAGTGTCAGTTCTATACAGAAAACGCCTTCAGatatatttcattttttgtgattttacatcattttgagTCCACtgtgtgacgtcacaagtcgtcgaatttgcataaatcaaaatcttgaacaactcggcaaccaagagagctatcacaataaaataaacaccgttctttatcattttgaaagctcttttaaacaagctaataaaaatttttgtgtcatatgcactttaaagaTGGAGTGATCAATTTGAATCCTTTCTAACTGTTCAAATCCAAAGTAACCtggttttgtcatttttttagaACCGAGAACCACTATCAGTAGAAGAAATGTATGAGGACATGAGCCAggttagaggttttttttttgtaaagaaattcTGTATTAAGACAATCAGtggaggggacatagtttttgactggttaacgctctactccggattgagtggtccgggttcgggtcctggctgggggcATTTTGTTGTATTCTTGGGCAAGACGCTTTACTCTCACGGGGCCTCTCTCCACCAAGGTGTATAAATGCGTagtggcgaatttaatgctgggggtaaccctgtgatggactggcatcccatccaggggggagaagaaatactcctagtcgcttcatgctactgaaattgggataagctccggcctgatgggccactggCTTTACCAAACCCATTGACCCTTCTGGCACCATAGGACACCGggagttgacgagtaaaatggtTTTGTGTTGTACAGAGTTAAACCTGGTAAGTCTCactccccaggagtcaatggagtaaaggctgtggtgttttttgTGCTGCACCTTTCTATCCCATTGCAATAATTTAAaccttgaaaacaaaatgaacatgTTTGGTGTAGAATGTTTTATCATCTTATTTGTCGGAATACCTAATAATAAGAGTGAAGTCAGCATTGAATACAGTACGGCACTGTGAGCAAGTTTTTGTTACATCAGACATACACCTGTATTACTGTAATTAGTGTGGGAGTGTGAAAtcaagagggggggggggggtgggtaaAATGAACCCTCACATTTCAGTGATGGCTATGTGGTCCATGTGTGCCAATTTCTACAGTGTATTATTGTTGGTTAGGTACTGAGTTACGAGTTAGGATTTCTTGTGTGTTAAATGGGTTAACTAAAATAAACATGTAGTATGGCTCATTGTTTAATACCATCACTCTTGTATTCAAGGACCATGCCAAAAAGACAGTTACAGTTGAAGCTCATCCCCATTTGCCAATGACTATGGCATCTGTACATCCTTGCAGGTTAGGGAGTCCTTAAAATGACTGACACTTTAGATGTAAAATCCAAATTTcgaattcattaataattcaggAAGGTGGCTGCCATCAGGTTTACCAAAGAGTACCCCTAATTCGGATACTTTAACACCATGCTTAACTCTATTAGAGAATGATCATTATGTAATTTGAAATCGAATACTCCAACACATAAAACTAAGTTTTCGTAACATCCCAAAAAATCCCAAGCAACAAGAATTTATGTAAGGTGTATATATTTTATTAGTTAGATACCGGTGCAAGAATTACTTTTGATAATTATGTAGGGGATTATATCCTCGTGTGCAAACATTATATAAGCTAAACATGCATTGATTAGCTT is a window of Montipora capricornis isolate CH-2021 chromosome 13, ASM3666992v2, whole genome shotgun sequence DNA encoding:
- the LOC138028473 gene encoding ubiquitin-like-conjugating enzyme ATG3 isoform X1 yields the protein MAMQDVINKMKGTALGVAEYLTPVLKESKFQETGVITPEEFVAAGDHLVHHCPTWKWDSGPDETRVKAYLPKDKQFLYTKNVPCYKRCKEMEHQEENEAIVEPDEDGGWVDTHHHVDVSGAQVVPGGEESFTEMTLESDKNAKGINPAENDDDDDDEEEEEAVDMEAFEESGMLESDEATLSIKPASKGGEGLADLSSSGGILHTRTYDMYITYDKYYQTPRLWLFGYNENREPLSVEEMYEDMSQDHAKKTVTVEAHPHLPMTMASVHPCRHADVMKKIIQTVADGGGELGVHMYLLIFLKFVQAVIPTIEYDYTRHFTM
- the LOC138028473 gene encoding ubiquitin-like-conjugating enzyme ATG3 isoform X2, which translates into the protein MAMQDVINKMKGTALGVAEYLTPVLKESKFQETGVITPEEFVAAGDHLVHHCPTWKWDSGPDETRVKAYLPKDKQFLYTKNVPCYKRCKEMEHQEENEAIVEPDEDGGWVDTHHHVDVSGAQVVPGGEESFTEMTLESDKNAKGINPAENDDDDDDEEEEEAVDMEAFEESGMLESDEATLSIKPASKGGEGLADLSSSGGILHTRTYDMYITYDKYYQTPRLWLFGYNENREPLSVEEMYEDMSQDHAKKTVTVEAHPHLPMTMASVHPCRHADVMKKIIQTVADGGGELGVHMYPYNSSLLFLTLARISFPW